A window of Littorina saxatilis isolate snail1 linkage group LG7, US_GU_Lsax_2.0, whole genome shotgun sequence contains these coding sequences:
- the LOC138971520 gene encoding uncharacterized protein, whose translation MPHGAIPFPFGKCRICCDKATGVHYGVATCEGCKGFYKRSIPKGEKYRCYFGGTCVISPENRNRCKSCRFRKCLEQGMAMEAVKMGRIPKVEKERALEEVATLKSDVDDVSSMSPPTTAVTGPQANTQTTANGSAERGKRLASGGHPFDEDLGCPPWDLPHGDSAHRFPRPHKKFITEYPFKEDNIKVEASDSYFPEKAYHPQHFHAMSLGQSMGPFNNLQTSSAGQAFADRSTMSSQVAFAHPGQDSTGHHHSMADHGLDGKRMFQSENSFHNSSLCSVDSGVFMSNINSSFPSAHSSSSSMYGHDPNRFSTPIDAAFHRTGSSGHSSDTSSGFSSHSSFGTEESSMSLDWYKKDTAANREEKPLMLSSESDLGPFEKLMMASEAARNQNMELHNGQLWTEDRDGSPHGREFSTAARTFDGVSSEMDASQPGTEDGDFQANPGASPQLLALDRESPKSSGTSSPESWVRGQRKLYSPGLIKVLFNQVMQGENGQQRDKLLKKLARTCSQEAFGSSGLELLHSVVSSSMAINRGGSKTASAPDIRSAFLQASTGQASSCANTTVTASPSPSFAASSPAVSHTSYSMSSHTTHGQLSLDSFDGGSSLLSQKHGFGSSGKGGMHQGGSSEVSHQPWSQSPPYHHQEEQGSHAAQYSQCHPQSNSLSQSHNQQYHPQSDSLSQSQNQQYHPQSDSLSQSHSSQFFKELFPSSHSFSAGDMHNIGHSHLTGDSQHPPLATPSQHSPPLEFHQSHPQQTFSEGMEGSHFQSVENPLAVPPSDGGECGFDLNYLCQEQLRDIHESHMQSDANSPVSSHEGSLVNLAPGYSEHNMKDFATAKQLIEGHINDGMTPLSFSGPQGKDTATSACYDDEPKDKEFAAPTYFSDPLMKEAAEVLGSGICKIFECEMRRAFRDQHLKLMREDPTLTIPPTVKHFADIYPLLMKSLPVVNKKIINFCQLAPGFSKLNTPDQKSLLKRGYYDIWMLTNSEYFVDGESYLLVTEDPIFYIRRDMESIIGKENAKTLHCFAQQFNALGLSDLEVAILCCIQLTAPGHDQQAELKDVKEIQKLNSFYLDLLVAVVTDIHGDSCSRVLIDIFRLVPLLGEINRLQRELIGNFSVHGPPGLMEAQDAETAVKEESV comes from the exons ATGCCTCACGGTGCCATTCCCTTCCCCTTCGGCAAATGTCGCATCTGTTGTGACAAGGCCACCGGTGTGCATTATGGGGTGGCTACTTGCGAAGGATGTAAG GGTTTCTACAAACGCAGTATCCCTAAGGGAGAGAAGTATCGATGCTACTTTGGCGGTACATGTGTTATCTCCCCTGAGAACCGCAACCGTTGCAAGTCCTGTCGTTTCCGGAAATGTCTGGAACAAGGAATGGCCATGGAAG CTGTCAAGATGGGCCGCATCCCCAAAGTGGAGAAAGAAAGGGCACTAGAGGAGGTGGCAACCCTGAAAAGCGACGTCGACGACGTAAGCAGCATGTCTCCGCCAACCACCGCCGTCACAGGACCCCAGGCCAACACACAGACCACAGCCAATGGCAGCGCAGAGCGAGGGAAACGCCTTGCCAGCGGCGGTCATCCTTTTGACGAAGATCTGGGCTGTCCTCCCTGGGACCTGCCCCACGGGGACTCCGCCCATCGCTTCCCTCGCCCGCATAAAAAGTTCATCACCGAGTACCCCTTCAAAGAGGACAACATCAAAGTGGAAGCCTCGGATTCCTACTTTCCGGAGAAGGCCTACCATCCTCAGCATTTTCATGCGATGTCTCTCGGGCAGTCGATGGGTCCCTTTAACAATCTGCAGACAAGTTCAGCTGGCCAGGCGTTTGCGGACAGATCGACCATGAGCAGCCAAGTTGCGTTTGCCCATCCCGGCCAGGACAGCACCGGCCATCATCACAGCATGGCAGACCACGGGTTGGATGGCAAGAGGATGTTCCAGAGTGAAAACAGCTTTCACAACAGCAGTTTGTGCAGTGTGGATTCTGGGGTGTTCATGTCAAACATCAACTCCAGCTTTCCCAGCGcccacagcagcagcagcagcatgtACGGACATGATCCCAACAGGTTCTCTACCCCCATAGACGCCGCCTTCCACAGGACGGGCAGCAGCGGGCACTCCAGCGACACTTCTAGTGGTTTTTCCTCTCACAGCAGTTTTGGCACAGAAGAAAGCAGCATGTCTCTGGATTGGTACAAGAAGGACACAGCCGCCAACAGGGAGGAGAAACCTCTGATGCTGTCATCGGAGAGTGACCTGGGGCCCTTTGAAAAGCTGATGATGGCTTCAGAAGCTGCCAGAAATCAAAACATGGAATTGCACAACGGCCAGTTGTGGACAGAGGACAGGGATGGTAGCCCACACGGAAGAGAATTCAGCACGGCAGCGAGAACTTTTGATGGGGTGTCATCTGAAATGGATGCAAGCCAGCCAGGCACAGAGGATGGAGACTTCCAGGCAAATCCTGGAGCAAGCCCACAGCTCCTAGCGTTGGACAGAGAGTCACCAAAAAGCAGTGGGACGAGCAGCCCTGAGAGCTGGGTGAGAGGTCAGCGCAAGCTGTACAGCCCGGGGCTAATCAAGGTCCTCTTCAACCAGGTGATGCAGGGGGAGAATGGGCAGCAGCGGGACAAGCTCCTGAAGAAACTGGCCAGGACGTGCTCCCAGGAGGCGTTCGGCAGCTCTGGTCTCGAGCTTCTTCACTCTGTTGTCAGCAGCAGCATGGCTATCAACCGCGGTGGCTCTAAGACGGCGTCCGCGCCTGACATCAGATCGGCTTTCCTTCAGGCCTCCACCGGTCAAGCGTCCAGCTGTGCCAACACCACAGTCACAGCTAGTCCGTCTCCATCCTTTGCCGCAAGCAGCCCAGCTGTCTCCCACACATCCTACTCCATGTCTTCACACACAACTCACGGCCAGCTGAGCCTTGACAGCTTTGACGGAGGATCTTCATTGTTGTCTCAGAAGCATGGTTTCGGCTCATCAGGGAAAGGAGGAATGCATCAGGGAGGATCTTCGGAAGTGAGTCACCAGCCGTGGAGTCAGTCGCCACCCTACCACCATCAAGAGGAGCAAGGTTCCCATGCTGCACAATACTCTCAGTGTCATCCGCagtccaactctctctctcagtcccacAATCAGCAGTACCATCCTcagtctgactctctctctcagtcccagAACCAGCAGTATCATCCTCagtccgactctctctctcagtcccacAGTTCTCAGTTCTTCAAGGAGCTTTTTCCATCCAGTCACTCGTTCTCGGCCGGCGACATGCACAACATAGGTCACAGCCACTTAACGGGCGATAGCCAGCACCCTCCCTTGGCTACCCCCTCTCAACATTCCCCGCCCCTGGAGTTCCATCAGTCCCACCCGCAACAGACCTTCAGCGAGGGCATGGAAGGAAGCCACTTCCAGTCGGTGGAGAACCCCCTGGCAGTGCCACCTTCTGACGGTGGCGAGTGTGGCTTTGACCTCAACTACCTGTGCCAGGAGCAGCTCCGGGACATCCACGAGTCTCACATGCAGAGCGACGCCAACAGTCCTGTCTCCAGCCACGAGGGCTCGCTGGTCAACTTGGCGCCTGGATACAGTGAACACAACATGAAGGACTTTGCTACGGCCAAACAGTTGATCGAGGGACACATCAACGATGGGATGACCCCGCTTAGCTTCAGCGGTCCACAGGGTAAGGACACCGCGACCTCAGCATGTTACGACGACGAGCCCAAGGACAAAGAGTTTGCCGCTCCTACGTACTTCTCAGACCCTTTGATGAAGGAGGCAGCTGAGGTGCTCGGTAGCGGCATATGCAAGATCTTTGAGTGTGAGATGCGGAGAGCGTTCAGGGACCAGCATCTGAAGTTGATG CGTGAAGACCCAACGTTGACTATTCCCCCAACAGTGAAACACTTTGCTGATATTTATCCCCTTCTGATGAAGAGCTTACCTGTGGTGAACAAGAAAATCATCA ATTTCTGCCAGCTGGCCCCAGGGTTCTCTAAGCTTAACACCCCAGACCAAAAATCTCTGCTGAAAAGGGGGTATTATGACATCTGGATG CTGACCAACAGCGAATACTTTGTGGATGGCGAGTCTTACCTGCTGGTCACCGAAGATCCCATATTCTACATCCGTCGTGACATGGAGTCGATCATCGGAAAGGAGAACGCCAAGACCCTCCACTGCTTCGCCCAACAGTTCAACGCACTGGGCCTGTCGGATCTGGAGGTGGCCATCCTATGCTGCATACAGCTCACAGCGCCAGGCCATG ATCAGCAGGCAGAGCTGAAAGATGTCAAAGAGATTCAGAAGCTCAACTCCTTTTACCTTGACCTTCTGGTTGCCGTGGTGACGGACATCCATGGGGATTCCTGCAGTCGCGTCCTGATTGACATTTTCCGCCTGGTCCCGCTGCTCGGGGAGATCAACCGCCTGCAGAGGGAGCTGATCGGCAACTTCAGCGTCCACGGACCCCCTGGCTTGATGGAGGCCCAag ATGCCGAAACAGCAGTGAAAGAGGAGTCTGTATGA